One window from the genome of Candoia aspera isolate rCanAsp1 chromosome 15, rCanAsp1.hap2, whole genome shotgun sequence encodes:
- the CLTCL1 gene encoding clathrin heavy chain 2 isoform X2: MAQILPIRFQEHFQLQNLGINPANIGFSTLTMESDKFICIREKVGEQAQVVIVDMSDPTTLIRRPISAESAIMNPASKVIALKAGKTLQIFNIEMKSKMKAHTMAEEVIFWKWISVNTVALVTETAVYHWSMEGDSLPQKMFDRHASLAGCQIINYRTDENQKWLLLIGISAQQNRVVGAMQLYSVDRKVSQPIEGHAAAFAEFKTEGNAKPSTLFCFAVRSPAGGKLHIIEVGQPATGNQPFVKKAVDVFFPPEAQTDFPVAMQIGTKHGVIYLITKYGYIHMYDLESGVCIYMNRISAETIFVTSTHEPTSGIIGVNKKGQVLSVCVEEDNIVNYATNVLQNPDLGLRMAIRSNLAGAEELFARKFNTLFAQGNYAEAAKVAASAPKGILRTSDTIRKFQSVPAQAGQASPLLQYFGILLDQGQLNKFESLELCRPVLQQGRKQLLEKWLKEDKLECSEELGDLVKAADPTLALSVYLRANVPNKVIQCFAETSQFQKIVLYAKKVGYTPDWIFLLRSVMRVNPDQGLQFAQMLVQDEEPLANINQIVDVFMENSLIQQCTSFLLDALKNNRPAEGHLQTRLLEMNLIHAPQVADAILGNQMFTHYDRAHIAQLCEKAGLLQRALEHYTDLYDIKRAVVHTHLLNPEWLVNFFGSLSVEDSVECLRAMLSANIRQNLQLCVQVASKYHEQLGTQSLVELFESFKSYEGLFYFLGSIVNFSQDPDVHFKYIQAACKTGQIKEVERICRESNCYNPERVKNFLKEAKLTDQLPLIIVCDRFDFVHDLVLYLYRNNLQKYIEIYVQKVNPSRIPAVVGGLLDVDCSEDVIKNLIMVVRGQFSTDELVAEVEKRNRLKLLLPWLESRIHEGCEEPATHNALAKIYIDSNNNPERFLRENPFYDSRVVGKYCEKRDPHLACVAYERGQCDLELIKVCNENSLFKSEARYLVRRKDPELWVNVLEENNPFRRPLIDQVVQTALSETQDPEEVSVTVKAFMTADLPNELIELLEKIVLDNSVFSEHRNLQNLLILTAIKADRTRVMEYINRLDNYDAPDIANIAISNELYEEAFAIFRKFDVNTSAIQVLIEHIGNLDRAYEFAERCNEPAVWSQLGRAQLQKDLVKEAIDSYIKADDPSAYMEVVQAANRNDNWEDLVKFLQMAQKKARESYVETELIFALAKTNRLSELEEFVSGPNNAHIQQVGDRCYEEGMYDAAKLLYNNVSNFARLASTLVHLGEYQVAVDSARKANSTRTWKEVCFACVNGKEFRLAQICGLHIVIHADELEELISYYQGRGYFEELIALLEAALGLERAHMGMFTELAILYSKYKPQKMREHLELFWSRVNIPKVLRAAEQAHLWGELVFLYDKYEEYDNAIVTMMNHPTDAWKEGQFKDIIAKVANVELYYKALQFYLDYKPLLINDLLLVLSPRLDHTRTVGFFSKVNQLPLVKPYLRSVQNHNNKGVNEALNNLLTEEEDYQGLRASIDAYDNFDNITLAQRLEKHKLIEFRRIAAYLYKGNNRWKQSVELCKKDRLYKDAMQYAAESKDAELAEKLLQWFLEEDKKECFAASLFTCYDLLHPDVVLELAWRHNITDFAMPYFIQVMREYLTKVDKLDASENLRKEEEQVTEPTPIVFGQQLMLTAGPNTVPPQANFPYGYTAAPGFGQPPVYGFNM; the protein is encoded by the exons CGGGGAAAACCCTCCAGATTTTTAACATAGAGatgaaaagtaaaatgaaagcACACACCATGGCTGAAGAAGtgattttttggaagtggatcTCTGTGAATACCGTCGCTTTAGTGACAGAGACTGCAGTGTATCATTGGAGCATGGAAGGAGACTCTCTGCCCCAGAAGATGTTTGACCGACACGCCAGCCTTGCAGGCTGCCAGATCATCAACTACAGGACAGATGAGAACCAAAAGTGGTTACTCTTAATTGGCATATCTGCCCAG CAAAACCGTGTGGTGGGTGCCATGCAGCTGTATTCGGTGGACCGCAAAGTCTCCCAGCCCATAGAGGGGCACGCTGCAGCCTTTGCTGAGTTCAAAACCGAAGGAAATGCCAAGCCTTCCACCCTTTTCTGTTTTGCCGTGCGAAGCCCTGCAGGAGGCAAG CTTCACATAATTGAAGTGGGTCAACCTGCCACAGGAAACCAGCCCTTTGTCAAAAAAGCAGTCGACGTCTTTTTTCCTCCAGAGGCGCAGACGGATTTCCCAGTTGCAATGCAG ATTGGAACAAAGCATGGCGTTATCTATCTGATCACAAAATACGGATACATACACATGTACGATTTGGAATCCGGAGTCTGCATCTACATGAACCGAATCAGCGCTGAAACGATATTTGTAACTTCGACTCACGAACCTACCTCTGGAATTATTGGGGTGAACAAGAAAGGACAG GTCCTTTCTGTTtgtgtggaagaagacaacattgTAAACTATGCCACCAACGTCCTCCAGAATCCTGATTTAGGTCTGCGGATGGCTATCCGAAGTAATTTAGCTGGAGCAGAAGAACTCTTTGCCAGAAAATTTAATACTCTTTTTGCGCAGGGAAACTATGCAGAGGCAGCCAAAGTGGCCGCGTCTGCACCCAAG GGCATCCTGCGCACTAGCGACACGATCCGGAAGTTTCAGAGTGTCCCGGCTCAAGCTGGACAAGCCTCGCCCTTGCTGCAGTACTTTGGCATCCTCCTTGACCAAGGCCAGCTCAACAAATTTGAATCTCTGGAACTCTGCCGTCCCGTCCTTCAGCAAGGCCGCAAGCAGCTGCTAGAAAAATGGTTGAAAGAAGACAAG ctggAGTGCTCCGAAGAGCTGGGAGACTTAGTGAAGGCTGCTGACCCAACCCTTGCCCTCAGTGTTTATCTCCGTGCAAACGTACCAAACAAAGTAATCCAGTGTTTTGCAGAAACTAGTCAGTTCCAGAAAATTGTTCTTTACGCCAAAAAG GTTGGCTATACCCCGGATTGGATTTTCTTGTTGAGAAGTGTGATGAGGGTCAACCCAGATCAGGGCCTTCAGTTTGCCCAGATGTTGGTTCAGGATGAAGAGCCTTTGGCCAACATCAATCAG ATTGTCGATGTGTTCATGGAGAACAGTTTAATTCAGCAGTGCACTTCCTTCTTGCTGGATGCGTTGAAAAACAATCGCCCTGCTGAAGGCCACCTTCAGACTCGTCTTCTTGAGATGAACCTCATCCATGCTCCCCAG GTTGCGGATGCCATTTTGGGAAATCAGATGTTCACACACTATGATCGAGCCCACATTGCCCAGCTTTGTGAGAAAGCTGGCTTGCTTCAGAGAGCCCTGGAGCACTACACCGATCTTTATGATATCAAGCGTGCCGTTGTACATACCCACCTTCTGAATCCAGAG tggctGGTGAATTTCTTTGGCTCCCTGTCTGTCGAAGACTCTGTCGAGTGCCTACGTGCTATGTTGTCTGCCAACATCCGACAAAATCTGCAGCTCTGTGTTCAGGTAGCTTCGAAGTATCACGAACAGTTGGGCACCCAATCCCTTGTGGAACTCTTTGAATCCTTCAAAAGCTATGAAG GGCTCTTTTATTTCTTGGGTTCTATTGTCAACTTCAGCCAGGATCCAGATGTCCACTTTAAATATATCCAGGCTGCCTGCAAGACTGGCCAGATCAAAGAAGTTGAACGGATCTGCCGCGAAAGCAACTGTTACAATCCAGAACGAGTGAAAAACTTCCTGAAG GAAGCCAAGCTTACAGACCAGCTTCCCCTGATCATCGTCTGCGATCGATTTGACTTCGTTCACGACCTGGTGCTTTACTTGTACCGTAACAACTTACAGAAGTACATTGAGATCTACGTTCAGAAG GTAAACCCGAGCCGCATCCCCGCGGTTGTGGGAGGACTCCTGGACGTGGATTGCTCTGAAGACGTGATTAAGAACTTGATCATGGTGGTGAGAGGCCAGTTTTCAACCGACGAATTGGTAGCTGAAGTAGAAAAAAGGAACAG gcTTAAGTTGCTGCTGCCTTGGCTGGAGTCTCGGATTCACGAAGGCTGCGAAGAACCAGCGACGCACAATGCCCTGGCTAAAATCTACATCGACAGCAACAACAACCCCGAGCGCTTCCTGCGGGAGAATCCCTTTTACGACAGCCGTGTTGTAGGCAAATACTGTGAGAAGAGGGACCCTCACCTGGCCTGCGTAGCCTATGAAAGGGGGCAGTGTGACCTCGAGCTCATAAAG GTTTGCAACGAGAATTCTTTGTTCAAGAGTGAAGCTCGTTACTTGGTGCGAAGAAAAGATCCAGAACTGTGGGTCAACGTTTTGGAGGAAAACAACCCCTTCAGGAGACCACTCATTGATCAG GTTGTCCAGACGGCGTTATCAGAAACTCAAGATCCAGAAGAAGTTTCTGTGACGGTCAAAGCGTTCATGACAGCTGACCTACCAAACGAACTGATTGAGTTGCTTGAAAAGATCGTCTTGGATAATTCTGTCTTCAGCGAGCACAG GAATCTCCAGAACCTGTTGATCTTGACGGCCATCAAAGCCGACCGCACTCGGGTGATGGAATACATCAATCGTCTGGACAACTATGATGCCCCAGATATTGCCAATATTGCCATCAGCAATGAGCTCTACGAAGAAGCGTTTGCCATCTTTAGGAAGTTTGACGTCAATACTTCTGCCATTCAG GTGTTGATAGAACACATTGGCAATCTGGATCGTGCGTATGAATTTGCAGAGAGGTGTAATGAACCTGCGGTTTGGAGTCAGCTGGGCAGAGCGCAGCTTCAGAAGGACTTGGTTAAGGAAGCTATAGATTCTTATATAAAGGCTGACGATCCCTCTGCCTACATGGAAGTTGTCCAGGCAGCCAACAGAAACG ATAACTGGGAGGATCTGGTCAAATTCTTGCAAATGGCTCAGAAGAAAGCAAGGGAGTCTTACGTTGAGACTGAACTGATTTTTGCCTTAGCAAAAACAAACAGGCTTTCCGAGCTAGAAGAATTTGTCAGCGGCCCTAACAATGCACACATACAACAG GTTGGCGATCGCTGCTACGAGGAGGGAATGTACGATGCAGCAAAGCTGCTCTACAATAACGTCTCGAATTTTGCTCGCCTGGCCTCCACCTTGGTTCATCTTGGGGAGTACCAAGTAGCCGTTGACAGCGCTCGCAAAGCCAACAGCACCAGGACGTGGAAGGAG GTGTGTTTTGCCTGTGTGAACGGAAAGGAGTTCCGGCTTGCCCAGATCTGCGGCTTACATATTGTAATTCATGCGGATGAACTTGAGGAGCTGATAAGCTATTATCAG GGGCGTGGGTACTTTGAGGAACTGATTGCTCTCCTGGAGGCGGCTCTTGGCCTGGAACGTGCTCACATGGGAATGTTTACCGAACTTGCTATTTTATATTCGAAATATAAACCACAGAAGATGAGAGAACATCTGGAACTCTTCTGGTCCAGAGTCAATATTCCAAAG GTACTTCGAGCGGCAGAGCAAGCCCATCTCTGGGGAGAGCTGGTGTTCCTCTATGATAAATATGAAGAATATGACAATGCAATAGTTACCATGATGAATCATCCTACAGATGCTTGGAAGGAAGGGCAGTTCAAGGACATCATTGCAAAG GTTGCCAACGTGGAGTTGTATTACAAAGCCCtgcagttttatttggattaCAAGCCATTGCTGATCAACGATCTCCTCCTAGTATTATCTCCGCGGCTGGATCACACCAGGACAGTCGGCTTTTTCTCCAAG GTTAATCAGCTACCTCTCGTGAAACCTTATTTGCGTTCAGTCCAGAATCACAATAATAAAGGAGTCAACGAGGCACTGAACAATCTTCTGACGGAGGAGGAAGATTACCAA GGCTTGCGAGCGTCTATTGACGCCTACGATAACTTTGATAACATTACCTTGGCTCAGCGTCTGGAAAAGCACAAGTTGATTGAGTTCAGGCGGATCGCCGCATACTTGTATAAAGGCAATAACCGGTGGAAACAGAGCGTGGAGCTTTGCAAGAAGGATCGGCTTTATAAG GATGCCATGCAATATGCCGCAGAATCCAAAGATGCTGAGCTGGCTGAGAAACTGCTTCAGTGgtttctggaagaagacaaaaagGAGTGTTTTGCAGCTTCCCTCTTCACATGCTACGACTTGTTGCATCCAGACGTGGTCCTGGAGTTGGCATGGCGGCACAACATTACGGACTTTGCGATGCCTTACTTCATTCAGGTGATGAGAGAGTACCTTACCAAA GTGGATAAGCTCGATGCTTCGGAAAACCTAAGAAAAGAAGAGGAGCAAGTAACCGAACCCACTCCCATAGTATTTG GCCAGCAACTGATGCTCACAGCCGGTCCCAACACCGTCCCTCCACAGGCCAACTTTCCATACGGATACACAGCAGCACCAGGATTCGGCCAGCCACCGGTTTACGGATTCAATATGTAA
- the CLTCL1 gene encoding clathrin heavy chain 2 isoform X1, with amino-acid sequence MAQILPIRFQEHFQLQNLGINPANIGFSTLTMESDKFICIREKVGEQAQVVIVDMSDPTTLIRRPISAESAIMNPASKVIALKAGKTLQIFNIEMKSKMKAHTMAEEVIFWKWISVNTVALVTETAVYHWSMEGDSLPQKMFDRHASLAGCQIINYRTDENQKWLLLIGISAQQNRVVGAMQLYSVDRKVSQPIEGHAAAFAEFKTEGNAKPSTLFCFAVRSPAGGKLHIIEVGQPATGNQPFVKKAVDVFFPPEAQTDFPVAMQIGTKHGVIYLITKYGYIHMYDLESGVCIYMNRISAETIFVTSTHEPTSGIIGVNKKGQVLSVCVEEDNIVNYATNVLQNPDLGLRMAIRSNLAGAEELFARKFNTLFAQGNYAEAAKVAASAPKGILRTSDTIRKFQSVPAQAGQASPLLQYFGILLDQGQLNKFESLELCRPVLQQGRKQLLEKWLKEDKLECSEELGDLVKAADPTLALSVYLRANVPNKVIQCFAETSQFQKIVLYAKKVGYTPDWIFLLRSVMRVNPDQGLQFAQMLVQDEEPLANINQIVDVFMENSLIQQCTSFLLDALKNNRPAEGHLQTRLLEMNLIHAPQVADAILGNQMFTHYDRAHIAQLCEKAGLLQRALEHYTDLYDIKRAVVHTHLLNPEWLVNFFGSLSVEDSVECLRAMLSANIRQNLQLCVQVASKYHEQLGTQSLVELFESFKSYEGLFYFLGSIVNFSQDPDVHFKYIQAACKTGQIKEVERICRESNCYNPERVKNFLKEAKLTDQLPLIIVCDRFDFVHDLVLYLYRNNLQKYIEIYVQKVNPSRIPAVVGGLLDVDCSEDVIKNLIMVVRGQFSTDELVAEVEKRNRLKLLLPWLESRIHEGCEEPATHNALAKIYIDSNNNPERFLRENPFYDSRVVGKYCEKRDPHLACVAYERGQCDLELIKVCNENSLFKSEARYLVRRKDPELWVNVLEENNPFRRPLIDQVVQTALSETQDPEEVSVTVKAFMTADLPNELIELLEKIVLDNSVFSEHRNLQNLLILTAIKADRTRVMEYINRLDNYDAPDIANIAISNELYEEAFAIFRKFDVNTSAIQVLIEHIGNLDRAYEFAERCNEPAVWSQLGRAQLQKDLVKEAIDSYIKADDPSAYMEVVQAANRNDNWEDLVKFLQMAQKKARESYVETELIFALAKTNRLSELEEFVSGPNNAHIQQVGDRCYEEGMYDAAKLLYNNVSNFARLASTLVHLGEYQVAVDSARKANSTRTWKEVCFACVNGKEFRLAQICGLHIVIHADELEELISYYQGRGYFEELIALLEAALGLERAHMGMFTELAILYSKYKPQKMREHLELFWSRVNIPKVLRAAEQAHLWGELVFLYDKYEEYDNAIVTMMNHPTDAWKEGQFKDIIAKVANVELYYKALQFYLDYKPLLINDLLLVLSPRLDHTRTVGFFSKVNQLPLVKPYLRSVQNHNNKGVNEALNNLLTEEEDYQGLRASIDAYDNFDNITLAQRLEKHKLIEFRRIAAYLYKGNNRWKQSVELCKKDRLYKDAMQYAAESKDAELAEKLLQWFLEEDKKECFAASLFTCYDLLHPDVVLELAWRHNITDFAMPYFIQVMREYLTKVDGLFNKVDKLDASENLRKEEEQVTEPTPIVFGQQLMLTAGPNTVPPQANFPYGYTAAPGFGQPPVYGFNM; translated from the exons CGGGGAAAACCCTCCAGATTTTTAACATAGAGatgaaaagtaaaatgaaagcACACACCATGGCTGAAGAAGtgattttttggaagtggatcTCTGTGAATACCGTCGCTTTAGTGACAGAGACTGCAGTGTATCATTGGAGCATGGAAGGAGACTCTCTGCCCCAGAAGATGTTTGACCGACACGCCAGCCTTGCAGGCTGCCAGATCATCAACTACAGGACAGATGAGAACCAAAAGTGGTTACTCTTAATTGGCATATCTGCCCAG CAAAACCGTGTGGTGGGTGCCATGCAGCTGTATTCGGTGGACCGCAAAGTCTCCCAGCCCATAGAGGGGCACGCTGCAGCCTTTGCTGAGTTCAAAACCGAAGGAAATGCCAAGCCTTCCACCCTTTTCTGTTTTGCCGTGCGAAGCCCTGCAGGAGGCAAG CTTCACATAATTGAAGTGGGTCAACCTGCCACAGGAAACCAGCCCTTTGTCAAAAAAGCAGTCGACGTCTTTTTTCCTCCAGAGGCGCAGACGGATTTCCCAGTTGCAATGCAG ATTGGAACAAAGCATGGCGTTATCTATCTGATCACAAAATACGGATACATACACATGTACGATTTGGAATCCGGAGTCTGCATCTACATGAACCGAATCAGCGCTGAAACGATATTTGTAACTTCGACTCACGAACCTACCTCTGGAATTATTGGGGTGAACAAGAAAGGACAG GTCCTTTCTGTTtgtgtggaagaagacaacattgTAAACTATGCCACCAACGTCCTCCAGAATCCTGATTTAGGTCTGCGGATGGCTATCCGAAGTAATTTAGCTGGAGCAGAAGAACTCTTTGCCAGAAAATTTAATACTCTTTTTGCGCAGGGAAACTATGCAGAGGCAGCCAAAGTGGCCGCGTCTGCACCCAAG GGCATCCTGCGCACTAGCGACACGATCCGGAAGTTTCAGAGTGTCCCGGCTCAAGCTGGACAAGCCTCGCCCTTGCTGCAGTACTTTGGCATCCTCCTTGACCAAGGCCAGCTCAACAAATTTGAATCTCTGGAACTCTGCCGTCCCGTCCTTCAGCAAGGCCGCAAGCAGCTGCTAGAAAAATGGTTGAAAGAAGACAAG ctggAGTGCTCCGAAGAGCTGGGAGACTTAGTGAAGGCTGCTGACCCAACCCTTGCCCTCAGTGTTTATCTCCGTGCAAACGTACCAAACAAAGTAATCCAGTGTTTTGCAGAAACTAGTCAGTTCCAGAAAATTGTTCTTTACGCCAAAAAG GTTGGCTATACCCCGGATTGGATTTTCTTGTTGAGAAGTGTGATGAGGGTCAACCCAGATCAGGGCCTTCAGTTTGCCCAGATGTTGGTTCAGGATGAAGAGCCTTTGGCCAACATCAATCAG ATTGTCGATGTGTTCATGGAGAACAGTTTAATTCAGCAGTGCACTTCCTTCTTGCTGGATGCGTTGAAAAACAATCGCCCTGCTGAAGGCCACCTTCAGACTCGTCTTCTTGAGATGAACCTCATCCATGCTCCCCAG GTTGCGGATGCCATTTTGGGAAATCAGATGTTCACACACTATGATCGAGCCCACATTGCCCAGCTTTGTGAGAAAGCTGGCTTGCTTCAGAGAGCCCTGGAGCACTACACCGATCTTTATGATATCAAGCGTGCCGTTGTACATACCCACCTTCTGAATCCAGAG tggctGGTGAATTTCTTTGGCTCCCTGTCTGTCGAAGACTCTGTCGAGTGCCTACGTGCTATGTTGTCTGCCAACATCCGACAAAATCTGCAGCTCTGTGTTCAGGTAGCTTCGAAGTATCACGAACAGTTGGGCACCCAATCCCTTGTGGAACTCTTTGAATCCTTCAAAAGCTATGAAG GGCTCTTTTATTTCTTGGGTTCTATTGTCAACTTCAGCCAGGATCCAGATGTCCACTTTAAATATATCCAGGCTGCCTGCAAGACTGGCCAGATCAAAGAAGTTGAACGGATCTGCCGCGAAAGCAACTGTTACAATCCAGAACGAGTGAAAAACTTCCTGAAG GAAGCCAAGCTTACAGACCAGCTTCCCCTGATCATCGTCTGCGATCGATTTGACTTCGTTCACGACCTGGTGCTTTACTTGTACCGTAACAACTTACAGAAGTACATTGAGATCTACGTTCAGAAG GTAAACCCGAGCCGCATCCCCGCGGTTGTGGGAGGACTCCTGGACGTGGATTGCTCTGAAGACGTGATTAAGAACTTGATCATGGTGGTGAGAGGCCAGTTTTCAACCGACGAATTGGTAGCTGAAGTAGAAAAAAGGAACAG gcTTAAGTTGCTGCTGCCTTGGCTGGAGTCTCGGATTCACGAAGGCTGCGAAGAACCAGCGACGCACAATGCCCTGGCTAAAATCTACATCGACAGCAACAACAACCCCGAGCGCTTCCTGCGGGAGAATCCCTTTTACGACAGCCGTGTTGTAGGCAAATACTGTGAGAAGAGGGACCCTCACCTGGCCTGCGTAGCCTATGAAAGGGGGCAGTGTGACCTCGAGCTCATAAAG GTTTGCAACGAGAATTCTTTGTTCAAGAGTGAAGCTCGTTACTTGGTGCGAAGAAAAGATCCAGAACTGTGGGTCAACGTTTTGGAGGAAAACAACCCCTTCAGGAGACCACTCATTGATCAG GTTGTCCAGACGGCGTTATCAGAAACTCAAGATCCAGAAGAAGTTTCTGTGACGGTCAAAGCGTTCATGACAGCTGACCTACCAAACGAACTGATTGAGTTGCTTGAAAAGATCGTCTTGGATAATTCTGTCTTCAGCGAGCACAG GAATCTCCAGAACCTGTTGATCTTGACGGCCATCAAAGCCGACCGCACTCGGGTGATGGAATACATCAATCGTCTGGACAACTATGATGCCCCAGATATTGCCAATATTGCCATCAGCAATGAGCTCTACGAAGAAGCGTTTGCCATCTTTAGGAAGTTTGACGTCAATACTTCTGCCATTCAG GTGTTGATAGAACACATTGGCAATCTGGATCGTGCGTATGAATTTGCAGAGAGGTGTAATGAACCTGCGGTTTGGAGTCAGCTGGGCAGAGCGCAGCTTCAGAAGGACTTGGTTAAGGAAGCTATAGATTCTTATATAAAGGCTGACGATCCCTCTGCCTACATGGAAGTTGTCCAGGCAGCCAACAGAAACG ATAACTGGGAGGATCTGGTCAAATTCTTGCAAATGGCTCAGAAGAAAGCAAGGGAGTCTTACGTTGAGACTGAACTGATTTTTGCCTTAGCAAAAACAAACAGGCTTTCCGAGCTAGAAGAATTTGTCAGCGGCCCTAACAATGCACACATACAACAG GTTGGCGATCGCTGCTACGAGGAGGGAATGTACGATGCAGCAAAGCTGCTCTACAATAACGTCTCGAATTTTGCTCGCCTGGCCTCCACCTTGGTTCATCTTGGGGAGTACCAAGTAGCCGTTGACAGCGCTCGCAAAGCCAACAGCACCAGGACGTGGAAGGAG GTGTGTTTTGCCTGTGTGAACGGAAAGGAGTTCCGGCTTGCCCAGATCTGCGGCTTACATATTGTAATTCATGCGGATGAACTTGAGGAGCTGATAAGCTATTATCAG GGGCGTGGGTACTTTGAGGAACTGATTGCTCTCCTGGAGGCGGCTCTTGGCCTGGAACGTGCTCACATGGGAATGTTTACCGAACTTGCTATTTTATATTCGAAATATAAACCACAGAAGATGAGAGAACATCTGGAACTCTTCTGGTCCAGAGTCAATATTCCAAAG GTACTTCGAGCGGCAGAGCAAGCCCATCTCTGGGGAGAGCTGGTGTTCCTCTATGATAAATATGAAGAATATGACAATGCAATAGTTACCATGATGAATCATCCTACAGATGCTTGGAAGGAAGGGCAGTTCAAGGACATCATTGCAAAG GTTGCCAACGTGGAGTTGTATTACAAAGCCCtgcagttttatttggattaCAAGCCATTGCTGATCAACGATCTCCTCCTAGTATTATCTCCGCGGCTGGATCACACCAGGACAGTCGGCTTTTTCTCCAAG GTTAATCAGCTACCTCTCGTGAAACCTTATTTGCGTTCAGTCCAGAATCACAATAATAAAGGAGTCAACGAGGCACTGAACAATCTTCTGACGGAGGAGGAAGATTACCAA GGCTTGCGAGCGTCTATTGACGCCTACGATAACTTTGATAACATTACCTTGGCTCAGCGTCTGGAAAAGCACAAGTTGATTGAGTTCAGGCGGATCGCCGCATACTTGTATAAAGGCAATAACCGGTGGAAACAGAGCGTGGAGCTTTGCAAGAAGGATCGGCTTTATAAG GATGCCATGCAATATGCCGCAGAATCCAAAGATGCTGAGCTGGCTGAGAAACTGCTTCAGTGgtttctggaagaagacaaaaagGAGTGTTTTGCAGCTTCCCTCTTCACATGCTACGACTTGTTGCATCCAGACGTGGTCCTGGAGTTGGCATGGCGGCACAACATTACGGACTTTGCGATGCCTTACTTCATTCAGGTGATGAGAGAGTACCTTACCAAA GTTGATGGTCTGTTTAATAAG GTGGATAAGCTCGATGCTTCGGAAAACCTAAGAAAAGAAGAGGAGCAAGTAACCGAACCCACTCCCATAGTATTTG GCCAGCAACTGATGCTCACAGCCGGTCCCAACACCGTCCCTCCACAGGCCAACTTTCCATACGGATACACAGCAGCACCAGGATTCGGCCAGCCACCGGTTTACGGATTCAATATGTAA